Sequence from the Petrotoga mexicana DSM 14811 genome:
GTCGTTCCAAATATGTGTGGCCAACTGGGTGGTTTGTCCCTAGCTACCACGTTCCACCTTAGTGGATCGTATGGCGAGAAGAATGAGAGTATTGACATTAAGGCTAAAATACATATTACTATGAACGCAAACCTGAACCTTCCATCTTTCATTAATTCTTTGAATCCTTCCAACATTATCACCTCATCTGTACCTTACTCTTGGGTCAAAGAGTGGATATATTAGATCTATTATGAGCGTTGCTGACGCTATCCCTATTACCGATAACGAGACTACCCCTATTATTAGGTTGTAGTCGTTTGAGTTTATCGCTCCGTATAGTAACGTTCCTATCCCTGGATAGGCGAATACTATTTCTGTTATCAATGCCCCTCCAAAGATTTGCCCTAAAGATAGCGCTAAGTTGGTTACTTGCGGTAATAACCCGTTCCTGAATACGTATTTGAAGGCTATCTTTGATTCTTTTAGTCCCCCCGCTTTCGCATACATTACATAGTCTTCCGCTACTATGTTCGATACTATGAGTTTCATCGTTTGTATGTTGGCTGCTATTCCTAAAACCATCAGCGATATCGCAGGTAGAAACGAGTGTACTAACACGTCCGATATGAACGCCCAGTTGAACCCTATTTGTCTTCCAACTGAGTATCCACCCGCCGATGGGAATATCGGTATCAGATAGGCAA
This genomic interval carries:
- a CDS encoding ABC transporter permease, which translates into the protein SPSLFQFPVPVMELIMDSLPWTAGLLLTTTILSWLVGSIIGALAGYFKNKTWAQTLDNIAMVVRPIPYYIFALLLLIVFAYLIPIFPSAGGYSVGRQIGFNWAFISDVLVHSFLPAISLMVLGIAANIQTMKLIVSNIVAEDYVMYAKAGGLKESKIAFKYVFRNGLLPQVTNLALSLGQIFGGALITEIVFAYPGIGTLLYGAINSNDYNLIIGVVSLSVIGIASATLIIDLIYPLFDPRVRYR